CTTATTgaaaactgtaatattttgaTGGACACATAGTAAGTTACATACATGTGTATGATCAAATAtaatcaaatcttaaaaatgAGATAGTTTTGGTATTTTATCGTTTATATTGAAACCATCAAGATTAAAGTTCATAATaatctgaaattgaaaatgctagtacatttataaatttctaCGACTGAACATGATTTACATGCCGATGAATCTTTAGTTTGTGATAAGTCAAGGTACATATAAAGGTATGAAGATAGTAAAAAACAGcatatagtccagtcaatctagcttAAAATAGACCCTAacccgaaagtaattgcaacagaaggtttttaagttttaatcttaagCATTATATCCCGAATATACACAAAGAAAAGttccataaaatctaacttgatgAAGACTAAAaaattcaccatttaaaattcctagggatatttgcattaaaaagagagataactctagaaaaaaaggcagaaatatctttaccgcttctattcatcagaatgtattgattattGATCTTTTAGCGGTCTTGAGAGTATcacaaacaactctaaaggtgttttcatatattttatcaagatTTAATTTGGATTTCGTAATTcgttagttgaccatttattgaatttttcaacatgtcacggaaaagaatctcaaatttaataaaaataataaagcatgcattcttctttttgtggtttaaagtgtctttagataagtaagctgctaaaataatataatatacaggtataaacaaatttacacattatattttcaaaatggttacaatgcttcaaatttgcaatttcgtaaatgaaaaaaacacgaaaaaataaaactacccatcacacttcggttttgtacatttcatgagctgGAGactatataatttagtcaaacaaaaacttaaaagcccatcaaagtatcatatttatataaatttcaagaaaaacaaccaaaaccTGACcaaaaaaaagactcatttttaaaagagttatctccccttccagaggaaattaaaaatactgattttgagttttcctcaagtaaGATTTTATTGGGCTTTTTTTCTGTGAATATAAAGGAAATAATGCCATAGATTAGAattaaaacattgaaacatCGGAATGCTGGATAACATTCTCTCGGAACACACAAGGATGTACCTGCAACTGTATAATAAATTTTCATCAGAACATTTACTAGTTTGTCATCACTCATGTTCAATTCTTGCACGTGGCTGGTGAAATTCGACACCAATCGTCTAGGATTGCGAGATTTCACATCAAAGGTCGATGGTTCTCTTCGGTCATTCTGGCTTCGCCCGTTAATAAACACAGACCAAGTTAAAGAGCACAATACTATCGAAACACTGACTAATCAATCAACCATGCTAGAAAATTCGGTAACTTGTTAATGTAGAATTGTAATGATGCTGATACATTATCTGATATTCGTGGAATAGAATAAGTGGTACAGGTTAAGCCGTAAAAGGAGTGTCTACGGGAAGTTTTGAGCGGTTGAACCACTCGGGGATGTAACTTTCCCCAGCCGTGTCATTGACCAAGTATGAAATCAGCAACAGGAAACAAATTCGCACCTTGGACAATTGTATACCCTTTTTATCAGTATCAGACAGTATAATTTTAGCGGTACTATTTCTGTTTCATGATGAgcataaaaaacatacaatacttACTTGTCAAGTGGGATCTATGTCTTCAATCGttatatttaagaatattaACAATCATGAAGTACGACATTACCATCCCCAATTGGTTTGTCAAGCCTTTTTGAAATGAAGGAACGGTATATTTGAAAACATCTCGAATTAAGACCCCGATATTTAGTTTTCATGTTTGCCAACCACTCCGTTTATGCTTGTGTTCTACGCAAATATTATTCATGGAAAGCCAACGAGTTATTTGTCCATTTATTATAATAGAAGCCAGATTTAAAGAGATGACAATGTAAACCTAGACAAAGGAACATTGAGATGGTGTATCAGGTGTGTGTGGTGTGTCAGGTGTGTGTGGTGTGTCAACACTACACAATGATAGGGAGAGCAAATATAAGCACAACATATTAAAGCGCAAGAAATCAGCCTATGTATATATGTTCAATAACTAACGCCTTTGCAATTCAATAAATACCTAAGTATACAGATAtatcatgatttggtggtgtttGTTAAATGACTTCtggtatatatttcatgtttagGACGAAcacatattttcagaaaatacaAAAGGTACTTATTGTAAGGTTTTGGTAAAATAGGACATTGTGGAGCGAAACATCTATGTTCGACGAGAGATACAATTATTGACAAATATCAAGTTTGCCATGAAAAATATGGTACATGATAAACGAAGAACTTGTCCTCTGAAATGGCAGCAACATTTAATAGTTGCGtcaatatttcatgaatgttccaAAATCAAAACAGGATATTTCTCATTCCAacctatatttttaattattgaagaGCTTGcaagttttgtattatttaaacttGAATTAAGAATGTACTCAGGTCAGGTTTAGGAATTTGTGTCGGATGTCACCATCGGACTTTACCGCCGAAAAGATCAATTTAAGTTCCGGAATGTGTTATTTCACCAAATAATATCCTGTTTTTTACGATATACATTtaacgtgaaactgtacttatgtatcccgtcatactttgaaccacacaattattttatttattattattactgtaactgttaagtctgtttttgttagatctactttacgtgactctgcatatatgtatgccgtcatactttgaacgacaaaattatttgtatgtctacctgtgcgaatttcaaacgcgacATTTTACACCTGTACTGAAAACTTCCCATCctttatgggtagactttacataaataaatcaagtcgtataagaaaagcaaaatgagtatgttaaatttgatgtatgcctttttgtgcttcttcgttacattcattgtttttatagtaatattaaaatgataacacaatattgactgctgtaccccattttttgacattttcactctttgagtatatatatgtttgttttgttcatgcatcgttgacaatgtaatggcatttgatgcgactgtcatagaagtgagaggtttagctagctataaaaccaagcctgtaccaagtcagaaatatgacagttgttatacattcgtttgatgtgtttggacttttgaatttgccttttgattttggactttcctttttgaatttccaAGGCACAGACGAAATGAAGGATTACAAAACCAACAGCATCTTACTTGTTGAAACGAGTTTGATCTGAACGTTTTATGGTGAAGATGAgcatgcaattttttttatataaaaagcaCGGAAAGTATGGCATTCATGAGgataattaagaaattgtgATGTGTTAATTACATATCATTATAAACAAGTGTTATGGTATTTAATAAACATGCTGTGATTATCATAAATGCCAGCACTTTTTTATCCTTTATTTGtctcatttgttttaataacaaaGTTTTCAAGTGTTAACTTGTCTTAGTATACTAACTAcaaggcatcgacccagtggtttaaatattccaagattataatttagtacgctagacgcacgtttcgtctgtataagactcatcagtgacgctcatatcaacatatttctaaagccaaacaagtacaaagttaaagagcattaacTATTCAgtgtgtttgttattttacctGGTTCATTTAACAAATTTCATATAAGTTTGGACTATATCCCGGATACTACATGTACCAGTAATATGTCAATCATAGTGGTGTATGGAATTATtgaaaggtgtacatgtctgtatGTCtgacatggttcatctgaccgtGACACcattttcatacaaatttgatgATGTTAAGTGTATGTGGTACTAGTAGGAACAACTTTTTTCTACATACTTTCAACACTAATCGAATTATTGGACGAAAACAGTGCTCTCTAGTGATGAGTCAAACCACAATAATACATTATTATTGAATTTCAAAGTAACAAAGGCCGTTTATATTTGCACTAGTATTAAAAACCTGACTATGAGAAGGGAATCAACATAAGCAAACGTGATACATCAACTAAGATAGTTTACTAATTAATTCGTTGGATggtgataaaaatgtttttgtatttatggTAGATATTCGtcaaatatttagaattatgaagtcaaagtttacgggaacctgtgtgatgttatgtaatggcggacaaatttgcatacaagtgtaaatacgtctattcGGATATCAAATTTCTTTTCTGTTTACTATTTGCTACTGTGACAGTACCATACGGGCATGGACATATATAAACTCAACATTATGATTTGTTTCGATTATCTAATGCAAATGATATACAAACCTTTTTTATACTCAACACAAACAGCTCTTTCTATTTCAGCCATCATTTTAGTAACAAAATCCATCTCCTTACACTTTTCCGCCTCCTTACACACCGATTTGGACTTCAAATGGCTGCAAATGCAACATACAATATTAACATATAAATCTATAGAATATGAGAGCTCCTCCTTGATTCTGTTACTTAACTTAATTTTACGGATACTTTCTTTCGAGTTTATCCATTTTGAGCCGACTTCACGAATAACTTTGTCCTCAAATTtcttatttcttcaaatttttaaacatttgatttattttcgtACTCACGAAAGTCACGAACAAAAATCGCTTGAAAATGAGTGGTCTCACAGAAATTGTAATCTTCTACTTTCATATCAGTCTGTTGTAGAAAACTGTTATACTACGTATGTTAACCTGGTGGTCAATTATCGTTGATGTTTGATTTCTTGCTCATTTACGTATAccacacatattttttaatttattgcttcaaactcatttttttttatccgaaGTTAAGATACGATTTTGCATATTGATACTTACAATTTCAATATTCTTCTTAGTATAATTCACAGAAAAAGAAAGCATATCTAATATTgacacaaaacatgttttaattgctCTTTTTAACAGTTAACCAATGCttgtaaaacattatttgaAGTTTAAACACACAGGTAAACATTTAGTCAACAAAAAAATTGTGACAAGATCTTGCAATATTTATATAGTTACAAGTAAAGTTGTATTCTTCCTACGCAGGGATTTAAACTCATTCTATTGAGATATCGAGACttcattttaactatttaattaCAGAAATATACACCTACTGGcatagctcttcaactgtttcttCGCTgacatcttttaaaatatcgCCAGCATAGAAGAAGTTTCGAATATCCAGAAATCTGTAAGAACAACTAAACACTGGATAGCATTCTCTCGGAACAGACCATGATGTTCCTGaaactataatatttttttgaaaattctttaAACTATCAATACTGAGGTAATGAGGTGAAATCCCGCAAGGGGCAGTTGTGCTCGCCTCATTCTATCTTAATTGACTTGAATTGTCAGGTTATCTCTCAGGTGACGACTGTTTCCTCAACCAGTATAAACTGACAGCAACGAAATAGCAAAATACAGTATTGAAATCGGCTTTAAACACTGATCCATCAAATTAGAAAATTCGATATCTTGTTAACGATGTTTTTTAAGAcgatatatatgtataagttATCTGACATGATCACAATGTAAAAACTCATCAAGACTACCTGACATATGATTTGTATCACGAGACTCGTATGGTCAATAATAGACTCTTCATTGACTCTCGAATCAAAATACAAAGTAGACCTTATAAAAAACCCCGATATAATAGGGAATTTAAACccacaaaattaaaaagttgtgccaaatgtGACCAATAACTAGTGGTAGAAAAACCGTGTATTAATAGACATTCATCAATCTTTCGACAGTTTATAGAAAAagagcatataaatgatatgttttgcTTGTTACTGGACTGATTTTGTTACGTCTTCATttaacttttacttttatttaattatattttgaaatattaacagATCTTCAATACGAAATCACAATCGGCGCTCGGTGTGCAAGAAAAAAGGcataatttatatgaattttactTAAACAAAGATTTTTACCACTGTTATTATACATGGAATTCAGATTGGCATGTGCATATTACTCCGTTTAATCCAGCGTTCTACGTTATCTGTGTTTATGGCAGGCGGAACAggcatttaaattataatacaagCCTTAATAACATTACAGGTACCAATTTTATTGCACCAGATACGCATTTCGACattacatgtctcttcagtgatgctcgttgccaaaatatttgaaatccaaagcttatataaaagatgaagagatataatccaaaaggtccaaaaagtatagcctagccaaatccttgaaaggaatcagagctttgcatgggggagatacattccttaatttataataatttctaatattttgtaacagcaaattttaaattaaaatttgctgttacaaaatattacaaacatattcatgccagtaccgaagtactggctactgggctggtgataccctcgggaactaatagtccaccagcagaggcatcgatccagtggtagtaataacattaacggtaccaattttttttgcaccagatgcacatttgaAAGGAACAGAACTAAGGTttagtattatatttattctataTTAAGTAAAATGAAAACTGACACAAACACGTGGTGATATGATATTGTTGccataaaaatattatcaatgcagaaaatacaatattgtttacaatcaaatattaGTACTTAGAACAAAAAATAACTTACCCGAAGCAACACCGACGAGAACGAGTATCAAGGCAAACATAGTTGAACTAGTCGAAACAAATTTGGTGTAAATGTGTTGTGCtgaatataaaaatgtcatttatttatatatgtgagCGCATAATAAgtacaatattaatataaataattgacGAATAATAATGTGTTAATTACAGAATATAAAGTACAATAATTGTTGAGATAATTTACAACTAAATGTtcatatgttcatttttttaatattgtatagtAAACGCGGTGTTATAATCATAAATGTCAGCAcgttttttttatctactttgtcaattttgtataaatacaaTGATT
The genomic region above belongs to Mytilus trossulus isolate FHL-02 chromosome 7, PNRI_Mtr1.1.1.hap1, whole genome shotgun sequence and contains:
- the LOC134726892 gene encoding uncharacterized protein LOC134726892, which translates into the protein MTFLYSAQHIYTKFVSTSSTMFALILVLVGVASVSGTSWSVPRECYPVFSCSYRFLDIRNFFYAGDILKDVSEETVEELCHHLKSKSVCKEAEKCKEMDFVTKMMAEIERAVCVEYKKDIQGLTTCYNAPEFRSRFAECVRDSFTSYNPNTCGFVNGLKICASMFKQCGEKQHASAIDNMLTEYGTTLCEHHKFNIGAP